From one Catharus ustulatus isolate bCatUst1 chromosome 1, bCatUst1.pri.v2, whole genome shotgun sequence genomic stretch:
- the LOC117001221 gene encoding cathelicidin-B1-like produces MPGGTPNPVASPLLAEGADRHTHPQGWGQGGLDWAAGQNHPTWNAPLSQPPGSCHKSAGDSVGSRIQDPGAGMGLCRALPLLPLLLLGLAGATTTAPHGSTATRDGWNGSTLSSPGTLSYGDVVAAAVELLNARAVSPYVLRLRETLPRPGWPSDLQSRKELSFTLEETTCRTPGMTNGSCRSRWLGAVTLCQGSVFLEGQQPTVELSCEKAPATFGRVWKSKVKDFFGKIKQRFRGFFQCGRIWIRDRLNLKAPKP; encoded by the exons ATGccaggggggaccccaaaccctgtgGCCTCTCCCCTACTGGCTGAAGGTGCTGATAGACACacccatccccagggatggggacagggcgGGCTGGACTGGGCTGCTGGCCAGAATCATCCCACCTGGAATGCCCCGCTGTCCCAGCCCCCCGGCAGCTGCCATAAAAGTGCTGGTGACTCGGTGGGAAGCAGGATCCAggatccaggagctgggatggggctgtgccgagcgctgccactgctgccactgctgctgctggggctggctggagccACCACAACGGCACCACATGGATCCACCGCAACTCGGGATGGATGGAATGGAAGCACGTTGTCCTCACCAGGGACCCTGAGCTATGGGGACGTGGTGGCAGCGGCCGTGGAGCTGCTCAATGCCAGGGCTGTCAGTCCCTACGTCCTGCGGCTCCGGGAGACTCTGCCCCGGCCCGGGTGG ccctCAGACCTGCAGAGCCGGAAGGAGCTGAGCTTCACCCTGGAGGAAACGACGTGCCGGACACCAGGAATGACCaatggcagctgcaggagccgcTGGCTCGGG GCGGTGACCTTGTGCCAGGGCTCTGTTTTCctggaggggcagcagcccACGGTGGAGCTCTCCTGTGAGAAGGCTCCGGCCACG TTTGGCCGGGTCTGGAAATCCAAGGTCAAAGATTTCTTTGGCAAGATCAAACAGCGTTTCCGAGGTTTCTTCCAGTGCGGCCGGATTTGGATCCGGGATAGGCTTAATCTCAAGGCACCCAAACCCTGA
- the LOC117000885 gene encoding cathelicidin-2-like produces MASSWMLLLAVLGGACALPAPEPFAYTQALAQAVDSYNQRPEVKNAFRLLSAEPQPEPGVELSSLQAFNFSMMETECAASARSDPEDCAFKENGVILECLGKVKMQQDIPEIDLNCFDDPSDISSEVSSDPGLVDHGHFGRFKREARHSKRRLHIHGKVCLKWG; encoded by the exons ATGGCGAGCTcgtggatgctgctgctggcggtGCTGGGGGGAGCCTGCGCCCTCCCCGCCCCGGAGCCCTTCGCCTACACCCAGGCGCTGGCCCAGGCTGTGGATTCCTACAACCAGCgcccagaggtgaagaatgcCTTCAGGCTGCTCAGCGCCGAGCCCCAGCCCGAGCCG ggcgtGGAGCTGAGCTCGCTGCAGGCATTCAACTTCAGCATGATGGAGACGGAGTGTGCCGCCAGCGCCCGCAGCGACCCCGAGGACTGCGCCTTCAAGGAGAACGGG gtcaTCCTGGAGTGCTTGGGGAAGGTGAAGATGCAGCAGGACATCCCCGAGATCGACCTGAACTGTTTCGATGACCCCTCCGACATCTCCTCCGAAGTCTCCTCCGAC CCGGGTCTGGTCGATCATGGCCACTTCGGGCGCTTCAAGCGCGAAGCACGGCACTCCAAGCGCAGGCTCCATATCCACGGGAAGGTCTGCTTGAAATGGGGCTGA
- the LOC117000924 gene encoding cathelicidin-2-like: protein MASSWMLLLAVLGGACALPAPEPFAYTQALAQAVNSYNQRPEVKNAFRLLSAEPEPNPGVELSSLQSFSFSMMETECAASARIDPKNCDFKENGVILECLAMVKMQQESPDIDLKCSDASSDISSDASSDISSDASSDASSDASSDISSDASTDPGLVESGHIGRFGSVMSKASPKFGSFLPQGPRLPPRRPGFPPQRPRFPPQRPRFPPQRPPYPIRI, encoded by the exons ATGGCGAGCTcgtggatgctgctgctggcggtGTTGGGGGGAGCCTGCGCCCTCCCCGCCCCGGAGCCCTTCGCCTACACCCAGGCGCTGGCCCAGGCTGTGAATTCCTACAACCAGCgcccagaggtgaagaatgcCTTCAGGCTGCTCAGCGCCGAGCCCGAGCCCAACCCG ggcgtGGAGCTGAGCTCGCTGCAGTCATTCAGCTTCAGCATGATGGAGACGGAGTGTGCCGCCAGCGCCCGCATCGACCCCAAGAACTGCGACTTCAAGGAGAACGGG gtCATCCTGGAGTGCTTGGCGATGGTGAAGATGCAGCAGGAGTCCCCCGATATCGACCTGAAATGCTCCGACGCCTCCTCCGACATCTCCTCTGACGCCTCCTCTGACATCTCCTCCGATGCCTCCTCCGATGCCTCCTCCGACGCCTCCTCCGACATCTCCTCCGACGCCTCCACCGAC CCGGGTCTGGTCGAGAGTGGCCACATCGGGCGCTTTGGAAGCGTCATGAGCAAGGCCTCGCCCAAGTTCGGTTCCTTCCTGCCCCAGGGACCACGCCTCCCCCCCAGACGCCCAGGCTTCCCGCCCCAGCGCCCACGCTTCCCGCCCCAGCGCCCACGCTTCCCACCCCAGCGCCCACCCTACCCGATCAGGATCTAA
- the LOC117000953 gene encoding cathelicidin-2-like, whose protein sequence is MASSWMLLLAVLGGACALPAPEPFAYTQALAQAVNSYNQRPEVKNAFRLLSAEPQPEPGVELSSLQAFNFSMMETECAASARIDPEDCAFKENGIIRECVASVKMLKEFPEIDLKCSDASSDISSDEPSDPGLVERGGFGRSERKINFKFRICLICLKWG, encoded by the exons ATGGCGAGCTcgtggatgctgctgctggcggtGCTGGGGGGAGCCTGCGCCCTCCCCGCCCCGGAGCCCTTCGCCTACACCCAGGCGCTGGCCCAGGCTGTGAATTCCTACAACCAGCgcccagaggtgaagaatgcCTTCAGGCTGCTCAGCGCCGAGCCCCAGCCCGAGCCG ggcgtGGAGCTGAGCTCGCTGCAGGCATTCAACTTCAGCATGATGGAGACGGAGTGTGCCGCCAGCGCCCGCATCGACCCCGAGGACTGCGCCTTCAAGGAGAACGGG ATCATCCGAGAGTGCGTGGCGTCAGTGAAGATGCTGAAGGAGTTCCCCGAGATCGACCTGAAATGCTCCGACGCCTCCTCCGACATTTCCTCCGACGAGCCCTCAGAC CCGGGTCTGGTCGAGCGTGGCGGCTTCGGGCGCTCTGAGCGCAAGATCAACTTCAAATTCAGGATCTGCTTGATCTGCTTGAAATGGGGCTGA
- the LOC117008037 gene encoding cathelicidin-2-like: protein MASSWMLLLAVLGGACALPAPEPFAYTQALAQAVNSYNQRPEVKNAFRLLSAEPQPEPGVELSSLQAFNFSMMETECAASARSDPEDCAFKENGVILECLGTVKMQQESPEVDVSCSESSSDLGLVERGGFGRLAPKINVRGSVCLICAKWGN, encoded by the exons ATGGCGAGCTcgtggatgctgctgctggcggtGCTGGGGGGAGCCTGCGCCCTCCCCGCCCCGGAGCCCTTCGCCTACACCCAGGCGCTGGCCCAGGCTGTGAATTCCTACAACCAGCgcccagaggtgaagaatgcCTTCAGGCTGCTCAGCGCCGAGCCCCAGCCCGAGCCG ggcgtGGAGCTGAGCTCGCTGCAGGCATTCAACTTCAGCATGATGGAGACGGAGTGTGCCGCCAGCGCCCGCAGCGACCCCGAGGACTGCGCCTTCAAGGAGAACGGG gtcATCCTGGAGTGCTTGGGGACTGTGAAGATGCAGCAGGAATCCCCCGAGGTCGACGTGAGCTGTTCGGAATCCTCCTCCGAC CTGGGTCTGGTCGAGCGTGGTGGCTTCGGACGATTGGCGCCCAAGATAAATGTCAGAGGGAGTGTGTGCTTGATCTGCGCGAAATGGGGAAACTGA